In Neisseria animalis, a single window of DNA contains:
- the hemH gene encoding ferrochelatase — MSYFLPEPPLSYNQQNRTAVLLLNLGTPDAPTAEAVKPYLRDFLSDHRVVELPKWLWQPVLRGLVLTLRPKKSAHGYEKVWFDEGSPLAVYTERQTAALSAKFPEIIVRHAMTYGNPGIADVLSDLKAQGVGRLLVVPLYPQYAASSTGAALDKIFAQLLKQRNQMGLRTIARFYDDAGYIGAMKQHIEAYWAQHGRGDKLMLSFHGIPQKSSDDGDPYPEECRHTAKLLADALGLSESEYVVSFQSQFGKAKWVGPSTQALFDELPKKGVEKLDVFCPGFMADCLETMEEIALAGREQFHEAGGTQFHYIPCLNDSPVWVEALADLVKRNLQGWD; from the coding sequence ATGTCATACTTTCTGCCCGAACCGCCCCTTTCCTACAACCAACAAAACCGAACCGCCGTTCTGCTGCTCAACTTAGGCACGCCCGATGCTCCGACCGCCGAAGCAGTCAAACCCTATCTGCGCGACTTTCTGTCCGACCACCGTGTGGTAGAACTGCCGAAATGGTTGTGGCAGCCGGTATTGCGGGGCTTGGTGCTGACGCTGCGCCCGAAAAAATCGGCGCACGGCTACGAAAAAGTCTGGTTTGACGAAGGCTCACCGCTGGCCGTTTATACCGAACGGCAAACCGCGGCATTATCCGCCAAATTCCCCGAAATCATCGTGCGCCATGCCATGACGTACGGCAATCCCGGCATTGCAGATGTCTTGTCCGATTTGAAAGCACAAGGTGTCGGCAGACTGCTGGTTGTACCGCTCTATCCCCAATATGCAGCCTCCAGCACCGGAGCCGCTTTGGATAAAATATTTGCCCAACTGCTGAAACAGCGCAACCAAATGGGGCTGCGAACCATTGCACGTTTTTACGACGATGCAGGCTACATCGGAGCCATGAAGCAACACATCGAAGCATATTGGGCGCAACACGGGCGCGGTGACAAACTGATGTTGAGTTTCCACGGTATTCCGCAAAAAAGCAGCGACGACGGCGATCCCTACCCTGAAGAATGCCGCCATACCGCCAAACTGCTGGCCGATGCGCTGGGGCTTTCTGAAAGCGAATATGTCGTCTCGTTCCAAAGCCAATTTGGCAAAGCAAAATGGGTAGGCCCGAGCACACAAGCCTTATTTGACGAATTGCCGAAAAAAGGCGTAGAAAAACTGGACGTATTCTGCCCCGGATTTATGGCAGACTGCTTGGAAACCATGGAAGAAATCGCACTGGCCGGACGCGAGCAGTTCCATGAAGCCGGCGGTACGCAGTTCCACTATATCCCCTGCCTGAACGACAGCCCCGTATGGGTTGAAGCTCTGGCAGATTTAGTGAAGCGCAATCTGCAAGGCTGGGATTAA
- a CDS encoding protein MIGRI, translating to MIGRLFRIFLLFAFIALIINRLFSRKQKRALREVMQISAWVMLGAAAATLIWYLVMLYFKHIPDAY from the coding sequence ATGATAGGCCGCCTGTTCCGAATTTTCTTATTGTTTGCCTTTATCGCGCTGATTATCAACCGCCTGTTCAGCCGCAAGCAAAAACGCGCCCTTCGCGAAGTGATGCAAATCAGCGCGTGGGTCATGCTGGGCGCGGCGGCGGCAACCCTGATTTGGTATCTGGTGATGCTGTATTTCAAACACATTCCCGATGCCTATTGA
- the metX gene encoding homoserine O-succinyltransferase MetX: MNKKGSVGIVVPEKIPFETPLVLENGQTLPRFDLMIETYGTLNADKSNAVLVCHALSGHHHVAGYHSPQEKHPGWWDSMVGPGKPIDTDRFFVVGLNNLGGCHGSTGPLAENPETGRDYGADFPVVTVKDWVRSQAMLADYLGVTQWAAVVGGSLGGMQALQWTIDFPERVRHALVIASAPKLSAQNIAFNDVARQAILTDPDFDGGHYAKESKIPTRGLRIARMMGHITYLAEDGLGEKFGRDLRSDGYQYGYGVEFEIESYLRYQGDKFAGRFDANTYLLMTKALDYFDPAAEYGHNLQKALKHVQAKFFVASFSTDWRFSPERSKELVKALIAARKPVQYIEVQSNHGHDAFLMEDEPYIRAVAAYMNNVYEDAQS, translated from the coding sequence ATGAATAAAAAGGGCTCGGTAGGGATAGTTGTCCCGGAAAAAATTCCGTTTGAAACGCCGTTGGTTTTGGAAAACGGCCAGACTTTGCCGCGTTTCGACTTGATGATTGAAACTTACGGTACGCTCAATGCCGATAAAAGCAATGCGGTATTGGTTTGCCATGCCTTGTCGGGTCATCACCATGTAGCAGGGTATCATTCCCCGCAAGAGAAACACCCGGGCTGGTGGGACAGCATGGTCGGGCCGGGTAAGCCGATTGATACGGACCGCTTTTTTGTTGTTGGTTTGAACAATTTGGGTGGTTGCCACGGCAGTACCGGCCCCTTGGCGGAAAACCCCGAGACCGGCAGGGATTACGGCGCGGATTTTCCCGTGGTTACCGTCAAAGACTGGGTACGTTCCCAAGCAATGCTGGCGGACTATTTGGGCGTAACACAATGGGCGGCAGTTGTCGGCGGCAGCTTGGGCGGCATGCAGGCTTTGCAATGGACGATTGATTTCCCCGAACGCGTGCGCCATGCCTTGGTCATCGCTTCTGCTCCCAAACTGTCGGCACAAAATATCGCATTTAATGATGTGGCGCGGCAGGCGATTCTTACCGATCCGGATTTTGACGGCGGACATTATGCCAAAGAAAGCAAGATTCCGACGCGCGGTTTGCGGATTGCCCGCATGATGGGTCACATCACTTATCTTGCCGAAGACGGTTTGGGCGAGAAATTCGGTCGGGATTTGCGCTCGGACGGCTATCAGTACGGCTACGGCGTGGAATTTGAAATCGAATCCTACCTGCGCTACCAAGGTGATAAGTTTGCCGGACGTTTTGATGCAAACACTTATCTTCTGATGACCAAAGCACTGGATTATTTCGATCCGGCAGCGGAATACGGCCATAATCTGCAAAAAGCCTTAAAACACGTTCAGGCGAAGTTTTTCGTGGCCAGTTTCAGCACCGACTGGCGTTTTTCGCCCGAACGCTCGAAAGAATTGGTTAAAGCATTGATTGCGGCCCGCAAACCGGTGCAGTACATCGAAGTACAGTCCAACCACGGGCATGATGCGTTTTTGATGGAAGACGAGCCGTATATCCGGGCAGTGGCGGCATATATGAATAATGTTTACGAGGACGCGCAATCATGA
- the metW gene encoding methionine biosynthesis protein MetW, whose translation MKLRDDLQLIYDWIPAGSRVLDLGCGDGELLSALVTSKQCSGYGIEIKTDSVVAAIARGVNVIQADLERGLEEFGDNTFDVIVLSQTIQSMQNTESILRGLMRVAKEAIVSFPNFGYWHNRLQIALGGRMPVSERMPYHWYNTPNIHLCTLKDFELLCGKNDIRVLERAVMTGSKRVEKLPNLLGSLAFYRVG comes from the coding sequence ATGAAGTTACGCGATGATTTGCAACTGATTTATGATTGGATTCCGGCAGGCAGCCGCGTGTTGGATTTGGGCTGCGGCGATGGCGAACTGCTTTCGGCTTTGGTAACGAGCAAGCAATGCAGCGGTTACGGCATTGAAATCAAAACCGACAGCGTGGTGGCTGCCATTGCGCGCGGAGTCAATGTGATACAGGCCGATTTGGAGCGCGGTTTGGAAGAATTTGGCGACAATACTTTTGATGTGATTGTATTGAGCCAGACCATACAGTCGATGCAGAATACCGAAAGCATTTTGCGCGGCCTGATGCGTGTGGCAAAAGAAGCGATTGTCAGCTTTCCGAACTTCGGCTATTGGCACAACCGCTTGCAAATCGCATTGGGCGGGCGTATGCCGGTATCCGAACGTATGCCGTATCATTGGTATAATACGCCGAATATCCATCTCTGCACGCTTAAAGATTTTGAGTTGCTGTGCGGCAAAAACGACATCCGCGTATTGGAACGGGCGGTAATGACCGGCAGTAAACGGGTGGAAAAACTGCCGAACCTGTTGGGCAGTTTGGCATTCTACCGCGTCGGTTGA
- a CDS encoding YdgA family protein, whose amino-acid sequence MKKFLIPAAAVVAAAALGTPYYLGIKAEQSLTRQQQLLQESGFLTVESHQYDRGWFGSTETTVVRLKPTLLQNTQKYLPDNLKTVLQEPLTIVNHITHGPFAGGFGSRAHVETEFRYHPETAKVLARFFGNETPLSMSNTVYFNGSGEMKLSVPAFDYEELSGIRLVWQGLNGTTAYQNGFSAYRHDYAMPSLQVKLADKGDVLLENLRYQSETADGANRLSLGKSTTTLDTFRLQWKENIDYSVRLNELVNLVTNLQIGAFINPTGTIAPSVIEVRKLDFSTDTGEQGNFINSEGRFRFDKLVYGDEQYGPLDIHIAAEHLDAPGLLALKNKLAEIADRQMSEEQIQNELLHTAKNQASGLFTNNPVINIKTFAFTMPQGSVNVSGRLAFEGLKQKDLNHLADMLQKTDADLTMSVPQKLLEQLAVNQARSIFSVNPEDEAAGEAAIEDINETLRLMVDSTIQSMARDQYLTLNGGNVQTRMILKNNKLTLNGKVLESEPEPAFDLNEGEEILPESAASAP is encoded by the coding sequence ATGAAAAAGTTTCTGATTCCGGCAGCCGCCGTTGTTGCCGCTGCCGCGCTCGGTACGCCCTATTATCTCGGCATCAAAGCCGAACAAAGCCTGACCCGCCAGCAGCAGCTTTTGCAGGAATCCGGCTTTTTAACGGTCGAATCGCACCAATACGATCGCGGCTGGTTCGGCTCGACCGAAACAACTGTTGTCCGCTTGAAACCGACTCTGCTTCAAAATACCCAGAAATATCTGCCCGACAACCTGAAAACGGTGCTGCAAGAGCCGCTTACCATTGTCAACCACATTACCCACGGCCCGTTTGCGGGCGGCTTCGGTTCGCGCGCGCATGTGGAAACCGAGTTTCGCTACCACCCCGAAACCGCCAAAGTATTGGCTCGCTTCTTCGGCAATGAAACGCCGTTGAGCATGAGCAATACCGTTTATTTCAACGGCAGCGGCGAGATGAAATTGTCCGTTCCGGCGTTTGATTATGAGGAGCTTTCGGGCATCCGGCTGGTTTGGCAGGGTCTGAACGGTACAACCGCCTATCAAAACGGTTTTTCTGCTTACCGGCACGATTACGCCATGCCTTCCCTGCAAGTGAAGCTGGCCGACAAAGGCGATGTATTGCTGGAAAACCTGCGCTACCAATCGGAAACTGCAGACGGCGCAAACCGCTTGTCGCTGGGAAAAAGCACCACCACGCTGGATACGTTCCGCCTGCAATGGAAAGAGAATATCGATTACAGCGTCCGCTTAAACGAATTGGTGAATCTGGTGACCAATCTGCAAATCGGCGCGTTCATCAATCCGACCGGCACGATTGCGCCTTCCGTTATCGAAGTCCGCAAGCTGGATTTCTCTACGGATACCGGAGAACAAGGCAACTTCATCAACAGCGAAGGCCGCTTCCGCTTTGACAAACTGGTATACGGCGACGAGCAATATGGTCCTTTGGATATTCATATCGCTGCCGAACATCTTGATGCGCCGGGCTTGCTGGCCTTGAAAAACAAACTTGCCGAAATCGCCGACCGCCAAATGAGCGAAGAGCAGATTCAAAACGAGCTGCTCCATACGGCCAAAAACCAAGCCTCCGGTTTGTTTACCAACAATCCCGTTATCAACATCAAAACTTTCGCCTTTACCATGCCGCAAGGCTCGGTCAATGTCAGCGGCCGCTTGGCGTTTGAGGGTTTGAAGCAGAAAGATTTGAACCATCTTGCCGATATGCTGCAAAAAACCGATGCCGATTTGACCATGAGTGTGCCGCAAAAACTTTTGGAGCAGCTTGCCGTCAATCAGGCGCGCAGTATTTTCAGCGTCAATCCCGAAGATGAGGCAGCGGGAGAAGCCGCAATTGAAGACATCAACGAAACTTTGCGTCTGATGGTGGACAGCACCATTCAATCGATGGCACGCGACCAATACCTGACGCTGAACGGCGGTAATGTACAAACCCGTATGATTTTGAAAAACAACAAGCTGACGTTGAACGGCAAGGTTTTGGAAAGTGAACCGGAACCGGCTTTCGATCTTAACGAAGGGGAAGAAATCCTGCCGGAGTCTGCAGCTTCCGCCCCGTAA
- the pdxH gene encoding pyridoxamine 5'-phosphate oxidase, translated as MDLHNIREDYSKRELSEAECDASPIVQFEQWLDEAIRSQVNEPTAVNVAAVDGAGRPNNRVVLLKEVNPQGFVFFTNYQSRKGRSFEANPFAAMTFFWPELERQVRIEGRIEKLDAAASDEYFESRPYTSRIGAWASAQSEVLSGKAALVAKAAAVGARHPLHVPRPPHWGGYIVIPDRVEFWQGRPSRLHDRIQYRLENGVWIKKRLSP; from the coding sequence ATGGATTTGCACAATATCCGCGAAGATTACAGCAAGCGCGAATTGTCGGAGGCAGAATGCGATGCCAGCCCGATTGTGCAGTTTGAGCAATGGTTGGACGAAGCCATCCGCTCGCAAGTCAACGAGCCGACGGCGGTAAACGTGGCGGCGGTAGACGGAGCAGGGCGGCCGAACAACCGCGTGGTGTTGCTGAAGGAAGTCAATCCGCAGGGCTTTGTGTTTTTTACCAACTACCAAAGCCGAAAAGGCCGCTCGTTTGAAGCCAACCCCTTTGCCGCAATGACGTTTTTCTGGCCGGAGCTGGAGCGGCAGGTGCGCATCGAGGGGCGGATTGAAAAACTCGATGCCGCCGCTTCCGACGAATATTTCGAGAGCCGCCCTTATACCAGCCGCATCGGCGCGTGGGCGAGTGCGCAAAGCGAAGTATTGTCGGGCAAAGCCGCGCTGGTGGCCAAAGCCGCCGCCGTCGGCGCACGCCATCCGCTGCATGTGCCGCGTCCGCCGCATTGGGGCGGCTATATCGTGATTCCCGACCGCGTGGAGTTTTGGCAGGGGCGGCCGAGCCGCCTGCATGACCGTATCCAATATCGTTTGGAAAACGGCGTGTGGATAAAAAAGCGTTTGTCGCCTTAA
- a CDS encoding pseudouridine synthase, giving the protein MAKQPSSKREWRDGAAASPKKNAAKRGGSFKGKSKPRATGAEHTEQPRRKFADGLNKGRPESVQNERAPKQRASKAKKLVVRNPNQKIMERARDLKERRSDLSRFEPERLQKVLAASGVGSRREMEEWITNGWVTVNGQVAQLGDKVTPDDHVTVKGSIIKLKWADRLPRIILYYKQEGEIVSRDDPQGRVSIFDRLPQAASSRWVAIGRLDINTSGLLILTTSGELVQRFAHPSFEVEREYAVRVLGELSTEQMRVLTEEGVMLEDGLAKVERIYEQGGEGANKWYNVVIKEGRNREVRRIFESQGLTVSRLVRVGFGPIGLPNRLKRGQFYELNPAEVANIVKWADMGLPGERRRKG; this is encoded by the coding sequence ATGGCCAAACAACCTTCCAGCAAACGCGAGTGGCGCGACGGTGCCGCCGCTTCCCCGAAAAAAAACGCTGCCAAGCGCGGCGGCAGCTTCAAGGGCAAAAGCAAACCCCGGGCAACCGGTGCGGAGCATACGGAGCAGCCGCGCCGCAAGTTTGCAGACGGCCTGAATAAAGGCAGGCCGGAAAGTGTGCAAAACGAGCGCGCGCCGAAGCAGCGTGCTTCCAAAGCCAAAAAACTGGTGGTGCGCAACCCCAACCAAAAAATCATGGAGCGCGCCCGCGATTTGAAGGAACGCCGCAGCGATTTGTCGCGCTTCGAGCCGGAGCGTTTGCAGAAAGTTTTGGCGGCTTCCGGTGTGGGTTCGCGCCGTGAGATGGAAGAATGGATTACCAACGGCTGGGTAACGGTCAACGGGCAGGTGGCGCAGTTGGGCGACAAAGTAACGCCGGACGACCATGTAACCGTGAAAGGCAGCATCATCAAGCTCAAATGGGCCGACCGTCTGCCGCGCATCATTCTGTATTACAAACAGGAGGGCGAAATTGTTTCGCGCGACGATCCGCAGGGCCGCGTCAGCATTTTCGACCGTCTGCCGCAGGCCGCCAGCAGCCGTTGGGTTGCCATCGGCCGTCTCGACATCAATACCAGCGGTTTGCTGATTCTGACCACTTCGGGCGAATTGGTACAGCGTTTCGCACATCCGAGTTTTGAGGTGGAACGCGAATACGCCGTGCGCGTGCTGGGCGAATTAAGCACCGAGCAGATGCGTGTTTTGACCGAAGAGGGCGTGATGCTGGAAGACGGTTTGGCGAAAGTCGAGCGGATTTACGAGCAGGGCGGCGAGGGTGCCAACAAGTGGTACAACGTGGTCATCAAAGAAGGCCGCAACCGCGAAGTGCGCCGGATTTTTGAAAGCCAAGGCTTGACCGTAAGCCGCTTGGTACGCGTCGGCTTCGGCCCCATCGGTTTGCCCAACCGCCTCAAGCGCGGCCAATTCTACGAACTGAACCCGGCAGAAGTGGCGAATATCGTGAAATGGGCGGACATGGGTCTGCCGGGCGAACGCCGCCGCAAGGGATAA
- a CDS encoding sulfate ABC transporter substrate-binding protein, with amino-acid sequence MSKTLCWALGFAAALTLAAACSRTQATADAGEYMKILNVSYDVSRDFYKEYNPLFVREFKKIRPDIDLHIQQSHGGSSKQAMSVANGLPADVVTMNQTSDIDTLAQRGLVASDWADSLPNQAVPFSSATVFLVRKGNPKDITDWHVLADSDVKVVFANPKTSGNGRYAFLSLYGYALKTYGSQTEAETFTRKVLANVPMFENGSRAASTSFTQREIGDVLVTLENEANFISRNLLPDQFEIVYPSYTAEAESPVAVVESVTAKKGTREAARAYLQYLWSDPAQELAAKMYFRPGNAEILARHRTDFPKLNTFRPNETLGSWPEIMTNFFADGGIFDRLNTR; translated from the coding sequence ATGAGCAAAACCCTCTGCTGGGCATTAGGATTTGCTGCCGCACTTACCCTTGCCGCCGCTTGTTCGCGCACGCAGGCCACTGCCGATGCCGGCGAATACATGAAAATCCTAAACGTCTCCTACGATGTTTCCCGCGATTTCTACAAAGAATACAATCCGCTGTTTGTCCGCGAATTTAAAAAAATCCGCCCCGATATCGACCTCCATATCCAACAATCACACGGCGGATCCAGCAAACAGGCGATGTCTGTTGCCAACGGTCTGCCCGCCGATGTCGTGACCATGAACCAAACCTCCGACATCGACACGCTGGCACAACGCGGCTTGGTTGCTTCCGACTGGGCGGACAGCCTGCCCAATCAGGCCGTACCGTTTAGCAGCGCAACCGTCTTTCTGGTACGCAAAGGCAATCCGAAAGACATTACCGATTGGCATGTATTGGCCGATTCCGACGTGAAAGTCGTTTTTGCCAATCCGAAAACCAGCGGCAACGGACGCTATGCCTTTCTCAGCCTGTACGGTTACGCGCTGAAAACCTACGGCAGCCAAACCGAAGCCGAAACTTTTACCCGCAAAGTTCTGGCCAACGTACCCATGTTTGAAAACGGCAGCCGCGCCGCCAGCACCAGCTTTACCCAACGCGAAATCGGCGATGTGCTGGTAACCTTGGAAAACGAAGCAAACTTCATCAGCCGAAATCTGCTGCCCGACCAATTTGAAATCGTCTATCCCAGCTATACCGCCGAAGCAGAAAGCCCCGTTGCCGTGGTCGAAAGCGTAACAGCCAAGAAAGGAACCCGCGAAGCCGCCCGCGCATACCTGCAATATTTATGGAGCGACCCCGCACAGGAGCTTGCAGCCAAGATGTACTTCCGCCCGGGCAACGCTGAAATTCTGGCACGGCACCGCACGGATTTTCCCAAACTCAATACCTTCCGCCCCAACGAAACGCTGGGCAGTTGGCCGGAAATCATGACAAACTTCTTTGCCGACGGCGGAATATTCGACCGCCTGAATACCCGCTGA
- a CDS encoding YecA family protein — translation MTSPAFDNPAYQRLAALLDSQSETGSTMRCDEVQGFMLALSSGPDPVDATDWLSEVLGDEDLFDEAARNEVKQLVQAMIEDIRNALAAKTLPELLLYEDDAGNPDFYTWCNAYLYALDTVPTDWFEAAASEEFEDLFYPVMALGGIYDDEENGEAILQLSDKELTQLESELPHVLLDIALYWQAVRNKPQTVRREGAKTGRNDPCPCGSGKKYKACCGKN, via the coding sequence ATGACTTCTCCGGCTTTCGACAATCCCGCATACCAACGTCTTGCCGCCCTATTAGATTCCCAATCGGAAACCGGCAGCACCATGCGTTGCGACGAAGTGCAGGGCTTCATGCTTGCCTTGTCCAGCGGCCCCGATCCGGTTGACGCAACCGACTGGCTGTCCGAAGTGTTGGGCGATGAAGATTTGTTTGACGAAGCCGCCCGCAACGAAGTCAAACAATTGGTCCAAGCGATGATTGAAGACATACGCAATGCACTCGCAGCCAAAACCCTGCCCGAACTGCTGCTCTACGAAGACGACGCGGGCAATCCCGATTTCTATACTTGGTGCAATGCCTATCTTTACGCGCTGGATACCGTTCCGACCGACTGGTTTGAAGCGGCCGCATCAGAAGAGTTTGAAGACTTGTTCTATCCGGTGATGGCATTGGGCGGCATTTATGACGATGAAGAAAACGGCGAAGCCATTCTCCAACTGAGCGACAAAGAGCTTACCCAGCTTGAGTCCGAACTGCCGCACGTCCTGCTCGACATTGCCCTGTACTGGCAGGCAGTACGCAACAAACCGCAAACCGTGCGCCGCGAAGGTGCCAAAACCGGCCGCAACGATCCCTGCCCTTGCGGCAGCGGCAAAAAATACAAAGCCTGCTGCGGCAAAAATTGA
- a CDS encoding TrmH family RNA methyltransferase: protein MKSITSAHNEQLKHLSKLLTSARSRREHGQTVLEGIHLLKSYLQAGLMPLQVYLPQAQLQNAELQTALNALPDDKITLIGDGALAKITSLSDADDVMTLITIPRSPNLPRNGDCVVLDRVQDPGNVGTVIRSAAAAGITQLICSKDCADVWSPKVLRAGMGAHFLLEVHTRTDLPTWFAAYPHPIRATALSEQHNFSLYDLDLSAPSAWVFGNEGCGVSEEILAAVSHTVKIPMPGQTESLNVAMAATVCLFEQMRQRLA, encoded by the coding sequence ATGAAATCAATTACGTCCGCACACAACGAGCAGCTCAAACATCTCTCCAAGCTGCTGACCTCCGCACGCAGCCGCCGCGAACACGGGCAAACGGTATTGGAAGGTATCCACCTGCTCAAAAGCTATCTGCAGGCAGGTTTGATGCCGCTTCAAGTTTACCTGCCGCAGGCGCAGCTGCAAAATGCCGAATTGCAGACGGCCCTTAATGCGCTGCCTGATGACAAAATCACGCTGATTGGCGATGGCGCATTGGCAAAAATTACCAGCCTGAGCGATGCGGACGATGTGATGACGCTGATTACGATTCCCCGCTCCCCCAATCTGCCCCGCAACGGAGATTGCGTGGTACTCGACCGCGTACAAGATCCCGGCAATGTCGGCACGGTTATCCGCAGTGCCGCCGCCGCGGGTATCACACAACTGATTTGCAGCAAAGATTGTGCCGATGTCTGGTCGCCCAAAGTCTTACGGGCAGGAATGGGCGCGCACTTTCTGCTGGAAGTGCATACCCGCACCGACCTTCCGACATGGTTTGCCGCCTATCCGCACCCCATACGCGCAACCGCTTTATCAGAACAGCATAATTTCAGCCTCTACGATTTGGATTTGAGCGCCCCTTCCGCGTGGGTGTTCGGCAACGAAGGCTGCGGTGTGAGCGAGGAGATATTGGCGGCGGTCAGCCACACCGTCAAAATCCCCATGCCCGGGCAAACCGAATCATTGAATGTTGCCATGGCGGCAACCGTATGCCTGTTTGAACAAATGCGCCAACGGCTCGCTTAA
- the argB gene encoding acetylglutamate kinase, whose translation MSDIQAITPAAKAAILAEALPYIRRFSGSTIVVKYGGNAMTEPELKEGFAKDIVLLKLVGINPVIVHGGGPQINDMLNKVGKEGTFVQGMRVTDSETMDIVEMVLGGHVNKEIVSMINTHGGKAVGVTGRDGHFIKAKKLYINTPERNGVDIGQVGVVESIDTSLVQGLIDNGQIPVVAPIGVGRNGEAFNINADLVAGRLAEELNAEKLLMMTNITGVMDKEGNLLTNLTPRRIDDLIADGTLYGGMLPKISSAVEAAVNGVKATHIIDGRVPNALLLEIFTDSGIGSMILGRELS comes from the coding sequence ATGAGCGACATTCAAGCCATTACGCCGGCAGCGAAAGCGGCTATCCTTGCCGAGGCGCTGCCCTATATCCGCCGTTTTTCCGGTTCGACCATCGTTGTCAAATACGGCGGCAACGCCATGACCGAACCTGAATTGAAAGAAGGTTTCGCCAAAGACATCGTGCTGCTGAAGCTGGTCGGCATCAATCCTGTGATTGTGCACGGCGGCGGCCCGCAGATTAACGACATGCTCAACAAAGTCGGCAAAGAGGGCACGTTTGTACAAGGTATGCGCGTAACCGACAGCGAAACTATGGATATTGTGGAAATGGTATTGGGCGGCCATGTCAACAAAGAAATCGTGTCGATGATCAACACCCACGGCGGCAAAGCAGTAGGCGTAACCGGCCGCGACGGCCATTTTATCAAGGCGAAAAAACTCTATATCAACACGCCGGAGCGCAACGGCGTGGACATCGGCCAAGTCGGCGTGGTGGAAAGCATCGATACTTCGCTGGTTCAAGGCTTGATTGACAACGGCCAAATTCCTGTGGTTGCACCCATCGGCGTAGGCCGCAACGGTGAAGCGTTCAACATCAATGCAGACTTGGTGGCAGGCAGGCTGGCGGAAGAGTTAAACGCCGAGAAGCTGCTGATGATGACCAACATCACCGGCGTGATGGATAAAGAGGGCAATCTGCTCACCAATCTGACACCGCGCCGCATCGACGACTTGATTGCCGACGGTACGCTCTACGGCGGCATGCTGCCGAAAATCAGTTCGGCGGTGGAGGCGGCAGTCAACGGCGTAAAAGCCACGCACATCATCGACGGGCGCGTACCGAATGCGCTTTTGTTGGAAATCTTTACCGATTCCGGTATCGGCTCGATGATTTTGGGCAGAGAGCTCTCCTGA
- the panC gene encoding pantoate--beta-alanine ligase — protein sequence MHIIHTIQALREWRKTAGSVAFVPTMGNLHEGHLALVREAKKHADNVVVSIFVNRLQFGQGEDFDQYPRTLQQDADKLADEGVAVVFAPDEKELYPNVEQRYNVEPPYLQNELCGKFRPGHFRGVATVVSKLFNIVAPDAACFGKKDYQQLAIIKGLVEDLNFNIKIIPVDTGRAADGLALSSRNQYLSDSERAEAPRLYRELQKAAASISAGSTDYAGIEEQAAAALVAAGWSVDYFEIRHAENLAVARQGDKKLVILAAARLGKTRLIDNLEVSTV from the coding sequence ATGCACATCATACATACGATTCAAGCATTGCGCGAATGGCGCAAAACCGCAGGCAGCGTGGCATTTGTTCCGACCATGGGCAATCTGCACGAAGGGCATTTGGCATTGGTGCGGGAAGCAAAAAAACACGCTGATAATGTTGTTGTCAGCATTTTCGTCAACCGCCTGCAATTCGGGCAGGGCGAAGATTTCGACCAATACCCGCGCACCCTGCAGCAGGATGCCGACAAACTGGCCGATGAAGGCGTGGCCGTTGTGTTCGCGCCTGACGAGAAAGAGCTGTATCCGAATGTCGAGCAACGCTACAATGTCGAGCCGCCGTATTTGCAAAACGAATTATGCGGCAAATTCCGGCCGGGCCATTTTCGGGGTGTGGCCACTGTTGTCAGCAAACTGTTTAATATCGTTGCGCCCGATGCCGCCTGTTTCGGCAAAAAAGATTACCAGCAGCTTGCCATTATTAAAGGCTTGGTGGAAGACTTGAATTTCAATATCAAGATTATTCCTGTCGATACCGGCCGTGCGGCAGACGGCTTGGCACTTTCCAGCCGCAACCAATATTTGAGCGACAGCGAGCGTGCCGAAGCGCCGCGCCTCTATCGGGAGCTGCAAAAAGCCGCCGCCTCCATCAGCGCAGGCAGTACCGATTATGCCGGTATCGAAGAACAAGCGGCAGCAGCGTTGGTTGCCGCCGGCTGGTCGGTGGATTATTTTGAAATCCGACACGCTGAAAATCTGGCGGTTGCCCGACAAGGCGATAAAAAACTGGTGATTTTGGCTGCCGCGCGTTTGGGCAAAACACGGTTGATTGACAATTTGGAAGTGTCGACGGTGTAA